In a genomic window of Mageeibacillus indolicus UPII9-5:
- a CDS encoding acyl-CoA dehydratase activase, translated as MYYLGIDIGSTTSKCVLLDENGKEYSKTLMIAGIGTDGPEQVMSQLLQEAKIKREDIAFIVATGYGRKIFQGADKQMSELSCHAKGVSYVFPAARTIIDIGGQDAKVMSVNESGKLVNFLMNDKCAAGTGRFLDVMANILKLDISDLEKEAFKAEKSVSISSTCTVFAESEVISQLASGNKREDVIAGICDSVAARVASLAKRVGIREEVCMSGGVARNGGVRRALERQLGVTIHYSPDAQFMGAFGAALFAYEMRSAS; from the coding sequence ATGTACTATCTTGGAATTGACATCGGTTCAACGACATCAAAATGTGTTTTGTTGGATGAAAACGGTAAAGAGTACTCCAAAACACTGATGATTGCCGGTATTGGAACGGACGGACCGGAGCAAGTTATGAGTCAGTTGTTACAGGAAGCGAAGATTAAGCGTGAAGATATAGCTTTTATTGTAGCTACCGGCTATGGGCGTAAAATTTTTCAAGGCGCTGACAAGCAAATGAGCGAATTGTCTTGCCATGCCAAAGGTGTAAGCTATGTTTTTCCGGCCGCACGGACGATAATCGATATTGGCGGTCAGGATGCGAAAGTTATGTCCGTAAACGAATCAGGCAAATTGGTTAATTTTTTGATGAATGATAAGTGTGCGGCTGGCACTGGGCGTTTCCTCGATGTTATGGCAAATATCTTAAAACTTGACATAAGCGACTTAGAAAAGGAAGCTTTCAAAGCTGAAAAATCGGTTAGTATTTCCAGCACTTGTACGGTGTTTGCGGAATCTGAAGTTATTTCGCAGCTGGCATCGGGTAATAAGCGGGAAGATGTGATAGCTGGAATTTGTGATTCGGTTGCGGCGCGGGTGGCTTCGCTGGCCAAACGCGTTGGGATAAGAGAAGAAGTATGCATGAGCGGCGGAGTAGCACGTAACGGGGGAGTCAGACGAGCCTTGGAACGCCAACTTGGGGTAACTATTCATTATTCGCCGGACGCCCAATTTATGGGGGCTTTCGGAGCAGCGCTGTTTGCATATGAAATGCGTTCAGCAAGCTGA
- a CDS encoding membrane protein — translation MGSSKKGLPVYLGVAAVWFGAHCGPGAASGNQIAAFYSKFSIWGLFTGLIAMIILGMCVYYSVEYARLAKTYDFKSFANSFFAPYEKFFSTFFEFVYVMTVFIVVGSCIAMGAKALNQQFGWSINFGIALLCIITVVLTIFGSAVVRASSTFMSLVILLAVGVVIVVGLVSAKANFAGHWAMSADLPATLPKFSGSLLIPAIWSAILYAGFQSAGNMANVVSVAKGIQTRKDSVKATMWGIVTNALLIYGVAFLLFAYPNILGEFFNPNRASKTFIPNLEVANYLGIDVLRYLYVLILLLAIITTLVSFAFAVIARYSKFIPMKPGVGRDLAVVVVLLIICGFVSLIGLDALVAKGYKYLAYACIVVVIIPTIIIGHKKIKAFANK, via the coding sequence ATGGGTAGTAGTAAAAAGGGGCTCCCTGTATATTTGGGGGTAGCTGCGGTATGGTTCGGTGCTCACTGCGGTCCTGGTGCAGCTTCTGGCAATCAGATCGCGGCATTCTACAGCAAATTCAGCATTTGGGGATTGTTCACCGGCTTAATCGCAATGATTATTTTGGGCATGTGCGTTTACTATTCGGTTGAATATGCTCGCTTAGCCAAGACTTACGACTTCAAGTCTTTTGCCAACAGCTTTTTTGCCCCGTATGAGAAGTTTTTCTCTACATTCTTTGAATTCGTCTATGTGATGACTGTTTTTATTGTAGTCGGTTCGTGCATTGCCATGGGAGCTAAAGCCCTCAACCAACAGTTCGGCTGGAGCATTAATTTCGGCATAGCATTACTTTGTATCATAACGGTTGTCTTGACGATATTCGGGTCTGCCGTCGTGCGCGCTTCTTCGACATTCATGTCCTTGGTGATTTTGCTTGCCGTAGGTGTTGTTATCGTTGTCGGCCTCGTTTCCGCCAAAGCAAATTTTGCCGGACACTGGGCAATGAGTGCCGATCTGCCGGCCACGTTGCCTAAGTTCAGCGGCAGCCTGTTAATCCCGGCAATCTGGTCAGCTATCTTGTATGCCGGTTTCCAATCAGCTGGTAACATGGCCAATGTGGTTTCGGTTGCTAAAGGTATTCAAACTCGCAAAGATTCAGTGAAAGCTACCATGTGGGGCATAGTTACTAATGCACTGCTAATTTACGGCGTTGCCTTCCTTCTGTTCGCTTATCCGAATATTCTGGGCGAATTCTTCAATCCTAACCGTGCCTCCAAAACCTTCATTCCTAATTTGGAAGTTGCCAATTATTTAGGAATCGACGTTCTGCGGTATTTGTACGTGCTGATTCTGTTGCTGGCCATTATTACTACTTTGGTAAGCTTCGCATTTGCCGTTATTGCTAGATACAGCAAATTTATACCGATGAAGCCTGGTGTAGGGCGCGACTTGGCAGTTGTTGTAGTATTGCTTATAATTTGCGGTTTCGTGTCTTTGATCGGGTTAGATGCTCTTGTGGCTAAAGGGTATAAATATCTGGCCTATGCTTGTATTGTTGTGGTTATCATTCCGACTATTATCATCGGCCACAAAAAGATTAAAGCATTTGCCAATAAGTAG
- a CDS encoding lactate racemase domain-containing protein, which translates to MQFLSFDKIDFAIPGLDEVKIPKFVRIRQIYESDYIADLAEHLRREMHEKFAGETKWRGKKLCITVGSRGIPGLGTMVRTLIECLQELGAEPFIIPSMGSHGAASVAGQLEILEGYGITEAAMGVPIKATMDVVELGKLDDGTPVFCDRYAYESDGIIIMNKIKPHTDFRAAHESGLAKMMAIGIANHKGASMFHRMGFQSFGERIPKVCRLFLEKAPVAFGVGIVQNAYDDISELEVIKPEKFLERDAALLEIAKRRIAKFKNPNLDLLIIDEIGKNISGNGHDPNITGRSNSPGFEKELNCQKIFIRGISEASHHNGAGIRGADITTRRCLNDIDFQATWTNVATVNILTGGVIPMFVETDLDAIKVCIRTCLGIDYTQAKIAHIINTLHMQEIEVSLPYWETIKDRSDVELISEPYDLKFDKDNFLINNL; encoded by the coding sequence ATGCAGTTTTTATCGTTTGACAAAATAGATTTTGCCATTCCAGGATTGGACGAAGTTAAAATACCTAAGTTTGTCAGAATAAGGCAGATCTATGAGTCTGATTATATCGCTGATTTGGCGGAGCATTTGCGCCGTGAAATGCATGAAAAATTTGCCGGTGAAACTAAGTGGCGGGGCAAAAAACTTTGCATCACGGTCGGCAGCCGCGGGATTCCCGGGCTGGGAACTATGGTGCGGACGTTGATAGAATGTTTGCAGGAACTAGGCGCGGAACCTTTCATCATTCCTTCCATGGGTAGCCACGGTGCGGCCTCCGTTGCCGGTCAGCTGGAAATCCTTGAAGGTTATGGGATTACCGAAGCTGCTATGGGAGTCCCGATAAAGGCAACGATGGATGTGGTCGAGTTAGGCAAATTGGATGACGGAACACCGGTGTTTTGCGATCGTTACGCTTATGAATCAGATGGCATTATTATCATGAACAAAATTAAGCCACACACTGATTTCCGCGCTGCTCACGAAAGCGGCTTGGCGAAAATGATGGCAATAGGAATCGCCAACCACAAGGGTGCGTCAATGTTCCATCGTATGGGGTTCCAAAGCTTCGGCGAGCGAATCCCGAAGGTTTGCCGTCTGTTTCTTGAAAAAGCACCGGTAGCTTTCGGTGTCGGCATTGTGCAAAACGCCTATGATGACATAAGCGAACTTGAGGTGATCAAGCCGGAAAAATTCTTGGAACGAGATGCTGCTCTATTGGAAATTGCCAAACGCCGAATCGCCAAATTTAAAAATCCTAATCTTGATCTGCTGATAATCGATGAAATCGGCAAGAATATCAGTGGTAACGGCCATGACCCCAATATCACCGGACGGAGTAACTCACCGGGATTCGAAAAAGAGCTGAACTGCCAAAAAATATTCATTCGTGGTATTTCTGAGGCAAGCCACCACAACGGTGCCGGGATTCGCGGTGCTGATATCACTACCAGGAGGTGCTTGAACGACATTGATTTCCAAGCTACCTGGACGAACGTGGCGACAGTTAATATTTTGACTGGCGGGGTTATTCCGATGTTTGTCGAGACTGATTTGGATGCTATAAAAGTATGTATTCGCACCTGCCTCGGCATAGATTATACTCAAGCGAAAATAGCCCATATAATTAACACTTTACACATGCAAGAAATTGAGGTTTCGCTGCCTTATTGGGAGACCATAAAAGATCGTAGTGACGTGGAATTGATATCCGAACCGTATGATCTAAAATTCGATAAAGACAATTTCTTGATTAATAATTTGTAA
- a CDS encoding membrane protein, which translates to MRSNGKKGLPVYLGVASVWFGAHCGPGVASGNQVATYYSKFSIWGLFTGILAMVLLGLCIYYSVEYSRLAKTFNFKDFADSFFAPYQKFFATFFEFTYVVTVLLVLGSCIATGAKALNQQFGWHLYLGILLLAALTVVLTIFGSAVVRASSTVMTVMILAAIGIIIIAGLASSQSRFADHWHQVADLPATLPHFSVDLLWPAIWSAILYAGFQSAGNMANAVSVAEGMRSRKDSVKATVAGIMSNAVLIYGVAFMLFAYPNILGEFFNPNRTSKSFIPNLEVVNSIGNTTLQYLYLLVLLLAIITTLVGFAFAVIARYGKYVPVTNGVVRDLIVVICLLILCGLVSLIGLDAIVSKGFKYLAYACIVVVIIPTIVIGHKKIKKLNENC; encoded by the coding sequence ATGAGGAGTAACGGCAAGAAAGGTCTGCCAGTCTATTTAGGAGTGGCTTCCGTTTGGTTTGGAGCGCATTGCGGTCCAGGCGTGGCATCAGGTAATCAGGTGGCAACATATTACAGCAAGTTCAGCATATGGGGGTTGTTCACCGGCATTTTAGCTATGGTTTTACTCGGCTTGTGCATTTATTATTCGGTAGAATATTCCCGTTTGGCCAAAACATTCAACTTTAAAGATTTCGCGGACAGCTTTTTCGCTCCGTATCAGAAATTTTTCGCCACATTCTTTGAATTTACTTATGTTGTAACAGTACTGCTGGTTTTAGGCTCGTGTATTGCTACCGGTGCTAAAGCTCTTAACCAACAATTCGGCTGGCACTTGTACTTGGGTATACTGCTGCTTGCTGCTTTGACCGTAGTTTTGACCATTTTCGGGTCGGCGGTGGTTCGGGCTTCCTCAACAGTGATGACTGTAATGATTCTTGCCGCTATCGGGATTATAATTATCGCTGGCTTGGCATCTTCACAAAGCCGGTTCGCAGATCATTGGCATCAGGTGGCGGATTTGCCTGCAACTTTGCCGCATTTCAGTGTTGATTTGCTGTGGCCTGCTATCTGGTCAGCTATTTTGTATGCAGGATTCCAATCGGCCGGCAATATGGCCAACGCAGTTTCGGTTGCTGAAGGCATGCGCAGCAGGAAAGATTCGGTCAAAGCTACCGTGGCTGGTATAATGAGCAATGCTGTACTTATATATGGAGTTGCTTTTATGCTGTTTGCCTATCCAAATATTTTGGGCGAATTCTTTAATCCCAACCGCACCTCAAAAAGCTTTATTCCTAATTTGGAAGTGGTAAATTCGATCGGCAATACCACTCTGCAGTACCTTTATTTATTGGTTCTGCTGCTCGCGATAATAACCACTTTGGTCGGTTTCGCTTTTGCTGTCATAGCGCGTTATGGAAAATATGTTCCGGTAACCAATGGTGTAGTACGTGATCTTATTGTTGTCATTTGTCTTTTGATCCTTTGCGGTTTAGTCTCTTTGATCGGCCTCGATGCCATCGTTTCCAAAGGCTTTAAATATCTGGCATACGCTTGCATAGTCGTTGTAATTATTCCGACGATAGTGATCGGCCATAAAAAGATTAAAAAATTAAATGAAAATTGCTAG
- the uraA gene encoding uracil permease, with amino-acid sequence MSQKRIIQVDERVPNKLLIPLSIQHTFAMFGASVLVPLLFGIDPGIVLLMNGVGTLLFLCIGKMRAPAYLGSSFAFLGPGALIIAGYGGGNLGFQYAQGAFVVTGLAGCVLALIIYKFGVKWIDVCLPPAAMGSVVSLIGFQLAMSTVNGNTGLAGEIGAHIMHNGKLVATGNDVIIFGVTLCVAVFGSILFRKFWGTIPILLAIIAGYITAALLGQVDITPVLNARLFTLPHFQLPHFAPGAIATMVPALLVITAEHISHQVVTSNIIGRDLLKDPGLHRTIFADNFSTALSGMVGGVPTTTYGENIGVMAITGVYSVYVIGGAAVISIFMAFIGPLAALISTIPGNVIGGVTFLLYGMIGASGIRLLVDKKVDYSNNKNLVITSVVFVTGLSQVVLRLGAVEFSGMVLASVVAVIISLVFALFDKFKLSNSEA; translated from the coding sequence ATGAGCCAGAAAAGAATCATTCAAGTGGATGAGCGGGTCCCCAATAAATTATTGATTCCGCTCAGTATACAACACACATTCGCAATGTTCGGTGCCTCGGTTTTAGTACCATTATTATTCGGTATTGATCCGGGCATTGTTTTATTAATGAATGGTGTTGGAACATTGTTGTTCTTATGTATCGGAAAGATGCGAGCTCCTGCATATTTGGGCTCAAGCTTCGCGTTTTTGGGACCGGGGGCGCTGATTATAGCCGGATACGGCGGAGGCAACCTCGGTTTTCAATATGCCCAAGGAGCATTCGTAGTTACCGGTTTAGCCGGGTGCGTGCTGGCTCTGATTATTTATAAATTCGGAGTTAAATGGATTGACGTGTGTCTGCCCCCAGCGGCTATGGGCTCGGTTGTTTCACTGATCGGTTTCCAATTGGCGATGAGCACGGTAAACGGGAATACCGGTCTGGCCGGCGAGATTGGTGCGCATATTATGCATAACGGTAAGTTAGTTGCTACCGGAAATGATGTAATAATTTTTGGTGTGACGCTTTGCGTGGCCGTTTTCGGCAGCATTCTATTCCGTAAATTTTGGGGAACGATTCCGATTTTGTTGGCTATAATCGCCGGATATATTACGGCGGCACTTCTGGGACAGGTGGACATTACTCCGGTGCTTAACGCACGCCTCTTTACTTTGCCGCATTTCCAGCTGCCGCACTTTGCTCCTGGGGCGATTGCCACGATGGTTCCGGCTTTGCTGGTTATTACTGCTGAACATATAAGTCATCAGGTAGTTACTAGCAACATAATAGGACGTGATTTGTTGAAAGATCCTGGTTTGCATCGGACAATTTTCGCCGACAACTTTTCCACCGCACTTTCCGGAATGGTCGGTGGTGTTCCGACAACCACGTATGGTGAAAATATCGGTGTCATGGCTATTACCGGCGTTTATTCGGTCTACGTAATTGGAGGCGCGGCCGTAATCTCCATATTTATGGCCTTTATCGGTCCGTTGGCGGCTTTAATTTCAACAATTCCCGGTAATGTAATTGGTGGGGTTACATTCTTGCTCTATGGTATGATCGGGGCTTCAGGTATCAGACTGTTGGTGGATAAAAAGGTTGATTACAGCAACAACAAAAACTTAGTCATCACTTCAGTGGTCTTTGTAACCGGCTTAAGCCAAGTGGTTTTGCGCCTTGGCGCGGTTGAATTTTCCGGCATGGTTTTGGCCAGTGTCGTGGCGGTAATAATAAGTTTGGTTTTTGCGCTGTTTGATAAATTTAAATTGAGCAACAGCGAAGCATAA
- the sdaAA gene encoding L-serine ammonia-lyase, iron-sulfur-dependent, subunit alpha, producing MSIIIDTKTVLARCAEGNLTIGQVMLEREVELQSVPAAEHLARMAKSWRIMQEAAKAAVGHPIKSMGGLIGGEAQKLAQTAKRERMALSGLARRAVTYAMSVMEVNASMGLIVATPTAGSAGVLPGVLLSLKEEYGFEDEAMIDALFAAGCVGFLINQSATLAGAEGGCQAEVGSAAAMAAAATVQLLGGPPEKSMDAASISLTNMLGLVCDPVRGLVELPCQLRNAQGAVTALTAAELALSGIGAPAPLEQMIPIMYRVGQSISVELRETALGGTATAPIFKATACDGCRACE from the coding sequence ATGAGTATTATCATTGATACAAAAACAGTATTGGCACGCTGCGCTGAAGGTAATCTGACGATAGGGCAGGTCATGCTCGAGCGTGAAGTTGAACTGCAAAGCGTGCCGGCAGCGGAACATTTGGCACGTATGGCAAAGTCCTGGCGGATAATGCAAGAGGCGGCCAAGGCGGCGGTTGGACATCCGATCAAGTCCATGGGCGGTCTTATCGGCGGCGAAGCTCAGAAACTTGCTCAGACGGCCAAGCGCGAGCGTATGGCTCTGTCAGGTTTGGCCAGACGGGCAGTGACTTACGCGATGAGTGTTATGGAAGTCAATGCATCTATGGGGCTGATCGTGGCCACGCCTACTGCAGGATCGGCCGGAGTGCTGCCGGGGGTATTATTGAGCTTAAAAGAAGAGTATGGTTTTGAAGACGAGGCAATGATTGATGCGTTGTTTGCTGCTGGTTGTGTTGGTTTCTTGATTAATCAATCGGCTACTTTGGCCGGGGCCGAAGGAGGCTGTCAGGCTGAAGTTGGTTCGGCTGCCGCGATGGCCGCTGCCGCCACGGTTCAGCTTTTGGGGGGGCCGCCTGAAAAGAGCATGGACGCCGCTTCGATATCCCTTACCAATATGTTGGGTCTTGTATGCGATCCGGTGCGTGGTCTGGTAGAGTTGCCGTGCCAATTGCGCAATGCGCAGGGCGCAGTTACCGCATTGACAGCTGCGGAACTTGCGCTAAGTGGTATTGGGGCGCCGGCGCCTTTGGAACAAATGATTCCGATTATGTATCGTGTAGGCCAGAGCATTAGTGTCGAACTGCGGGAGACGGCCTTGGGCGGAACGGCAACGGCACCGATTTTTAAAGCGACAGCCTGTGACGGTTGTCGTGCTTGTGAATAA
- the sdaAB gene encoding L-serine ammonia-lyase, iron-sulfur-dependent subunit beta produces the protein MSQLNRKQNASVFDIIGPNMVGPSSSHTAGALRISLMARSFVEASIRKVTFILYGSFAHTYKGHGTDKALLAGILGFKSDDMRIRDSYRLADEAGLRYEFIPDTESAAPHPNTVDIIIETATDEVMTVQGISIGGGQAVITAINGVDIELSGQYDSLMVQHLDRPGALAKITAHLSKQRINIAALKLYRESKGLNAFAIIEADERIPREIVDTIAADKGVIKVILIRKTEI, from the coding sequence ATGAGCCAACTCAATCGCAAACAAAATGCCAGCGTTTTTGATATTATCGGTCCAAATATGGTAGGCCCGTCAAGCTCACACACGGCCGGTGCCTTGCGTATCAGTTTAATGGCCCGTAGCTTTGTAGAAGCTTCTATCCGAAAAGTTACCTTTATTTTGTATGGCTCTTTTGCCCATACCTACAAAGGCCATGGTACGGATAAAGCTTTACTGGCCGGAATTTTGGGCTTTAAATCGGATGACATGCGAATTCGTGATTCATATCGTTTGGCTGACGAGGCGGGATTGCGCTATGAGTTCATTCCCGATACCGAGTCGGCCGCTCCACACCCGAATACGGTAGATATCATAATTGAAACTGCGACGGACGAAGTCATGACTGTGCAGGGAATATCTATCGGGGGTGGGCAGGCGGTGATAACGGCCATAAACGGGGTTGATATTGAACTTTCCGGGCAATATGATTCCCTGATGGTGCAACATTTGGATCGCCCAGGTGCACTGGCAAAAATAACGGCTCATCTAAGTAAGCAAAGAATCAATATTGCTGCCTTGAAATTATATCGTGAAAGCAAGGGCCTTAATGCTTTCGCTATCATTGAGGCTGATGAACGTATACCGCGCGAAATTGTCGATACAATAGCCGCGGATAAGGGTGTAATAAAAGTTATTTTGATCCGCAAAACGGAGATTTGA
- a CDS encoding GDSL-type esterase/lipase family protein has product MRVCHLRATSTILKRLISFTLVLLLAEGINSDTKPIAAFEHKFAVHTSDEAATASKIAVHGRSPYTDKGLKLIHPASGITFAGEMQGDVELELQIKFKGNYNHMYFTVLVDGQRQGQGRENSLELTDGKQNSDGNFKIKLASNLPRGRHKISFFRQNEIGFGDIFLKKLKFDGSLSVLPPQTRIEFVGDSITAGFGIYPPSKDYAMGDPYQQDATGSYAFLTSQKLNLDCSLLAISGYGLISGWGNDHTMPKLYPFTDWFKDATASGLYHFKPAADVVCVNLGTNDWNTRSTEHTIKESSSNFYMGVVNFTNLIRQYNPQAKIVWLYGMMIEVNPFEYQIEAAVRQLGGDAANVYSLRLPSGRNGLLGHPDETEQRAAADKLAEFLQEIGVTSGTLSPAGRKDPRVEAGAAESLTNVLPELTETELGAANDITPDLTTSAFKRKAVISISLLILILLLIIVIILVVEKSTKKQKRHCKLPR; this is encoded by the coding sequence ATGCGTGTGTGTCACCTACGAGCGACATCAACAATACTTAAACGTCTGATCTCTTTTACTTTGGTTTTACTGCTAGCCGAGGGAATAAATTCCGATACTAAGCCAATCGCCGCCTTCGAACATAAGTTTGCGGTTCACACCTCGGATGAAGCGGCCACAGCAAGCAAAATTGCAGTACACGGCCGTTCACCGTATACCGATAAAGGGCTAAAACTGATTCATCCCGCATCTGGAATTACCTTTGCCGGAGAAATGCAAGGTGACGTTGAGTTAGAGTTGCAAATCAAATTTAAAGGCAATTACAATCACATGTATTTTACGGTTTTGGTCGATGGGCAAAGACAAGGACAGGGACGAGAAAACTCTTTAGAACTGACCGATGGTAAGCAAAATTCCGACGGCAATTTTAAAATTAAGTTGGCAAGCAATCTGCCACGCGGGCGGCATAAAATTTCATTTTTTCGACAAAATGAAATCGGCTTCGGCGATATATTTTTAAAAAAATTAAAATTCGACGGTAGCTTAAGCGTCTTGCCGCCACAAACCCGTATCGAATTTGTCGGCGACTCCATCACCGCTGGTTTCGGGATATACCCGCCCTCGAAAGACTATGCGATGGGGGATCCTTATCAGCAAGATGCTACTGGTAGCTATGCTTTTTTGACGTCCCAAAAGCTAAATTTAGACTGCTCGCTGCTGGCTATTTCCGGCTACGGGTTGATCAGCGGTTGGGGAAATGATCACACCATGCCTAAATTATATCCATTCACTGATTGGTTCAAGGATGCAACGGCGAGCGGTTTATACCACTTTAAACCGGCGGCAGATGTGGTTTGCGTAAACCTCGGAACCAACGACTGGAACACCCGCAGTACTGAGCATACGATAAAAGAAAGTTCTAGTAATTTTTATATGGGCGTAGTCAACTTCACGAATTTGATCAGGCAGTACAATCCCCAGGCAAAAATCGTTTGGCTCTACGGCATGATGATTGAAGTCAACCCCTTTGAGTATCAAATTGAAGCCGCTGTGCGTCAGTTGGGCGGCGATGCTGCCAATGTATATTCGTTACGTCTGCCCAGCGGTCGCAACGGCCTCTTAGGGCATCCGGATGAGACCGAACAGCGGGCAGCGGCAGACAAGCTGGCAGAATTTTTGCAAGAAATAGGGGTTACTTCCGGCACACTGTCTCCGGCCGGCAGAAAAGATCCACGTGTAGAGGCCGGCGCGGCGGAATCTTTAACCAATGTTTTACCCGAACTCACTGAAACTGAACTTGGCGCAGCAAATGACATAACGCCGGATCTCACGACCTCCGCCTTCAAGCGCAAAGCAGTCATCTCTATTTCCTTGCTCATATTAATTTTGCTTTTAATCATCGTAATCATCTTAGTAGTTGAAAAAAGCACCAAAAAACAAAAACGCCACTGCAAATTGCCGCGCTGA
- the nagB gene encoding glucosamine-6-phosphate deaminase, protein MRVLLTKDYAAMSKAAATVMAAQILSKPDSVLGLATGSTPEGMYAELVRRHQEDGLDFSGLRTVNLDEYAGLDGKHEQSYRFFMQKHLFNHVNILPENTFVPETTGTDLEAMCEAYEKNIADLGGVDIQVLGIGHDGHIGFNEPTDYFPDVTHAVKLDERTRLANKRFFKSLEEVPTHAYTQGIGTIMRAAKILLLVSGKDKHEILHKALFGPVTPQVPASILQFHPDVLVIADVAAWEE, encoded by the coding sequence ATGCGAGTATTATTAACTAAAGATTATGCGGCAATGAGCAAGGCTGCAGCAACAGTTATGGCGGCACAGATATTGAGCAAGCCAGACAGCGTTCTCGGCTTGGCCACCGGATCTACCCCCGAAGGGATGTATGCGGAATTAGTGCGTCGTCATCAGGAAGACGGTCTTGATTTTTCCGGCTTGAGGACGGTTAATCTGGATGAGTATGCCGGTTTGGACGGTAAGCATGAACAAAGTTACCGCTTTTTTATGCAGAAACATTTATTTAACCACGTCAATATCTTACCGGAAAATACGTTTGTCCCGGAAACCACCGGTACCGATCTTGAAGCAATGTGTGAAGCTTACGAAAAAAACATTGCCGATTTAGGCGGAGTAGATATTCAAGTCCTAGGGATTGGTCATGATGGCCACATCGGGTTTAACGAACCAACGGACTATTTCCCTGATGTTACTCATGCGGTTAAGCTGGATGAGAGAACTAGGTTGGCCAATAAGCGGTTCTTTAAATCGCTTGAAGAAGTTCCTACTCACGCTTACACTCAGGGTATTGGCACTATCATGCGTGCAGCCAAAATTCTTCTTTTAGTCAGCGGTAAAGACAAACATGAGATTTTGCATAAGGCACTCTTCGGGCCGGTAACCCCGCAAGTTCCTGCCAGTATATTGCAGTTCCATCCTGATGTTTTGGTTATTGCCGATGTGGCGGCTTGGGAAGAATAA